A portion of the Sulfurospirillum diekertiae genome contains these proteins:
- a CDS encoding tyrosine-type recombinase/integrase, protein MAKREKTQFSGVYYITTITNDKEDKIYYIRYRDGNNQARELKVGKHSEGVRANYCNQKRNEILTKQRLGEDLPAIAIKKKKHIITLDMAAEKFFKEREMQNKDNAHTQSKYNNWIAPELGKMDIDLIGLEEVRGLQESLVKKEYAAATINFTINLLHAIVNYAIENKLSTTIQNPTKKLKQLKVDNARDRYLTKEECQRLLEAVEDEAVLRLFVRLSLSTGGRLETILSICKKDIDFTNKIIALKDHKNASSYRGFINNDLTSYVNEYCKDLKPNDKLITMPVRTLRRQLSNIFADLFNADLDKNDRKNRVVIHTLRHTFASLLAIQGTPNFYDSKANESPRYQDYSPLREIKPREW, encoded by the coding sequence ATGGCAAAAAGAGAAAAAACACAGTTTAGCGGCGTATATTATATAACAACTATCACCAATGACAAAGAAGACAAAATCTATTATATCCGGTATCGAGATGGCAATAATCAAGCTCGAGAATTAAAGGTCGGAAAGCATAGTGAAGGTGTACGTGCAAATTACTGTAATCAAAAGCGCAATGAAATTCTCACAAAACAACGCTTAGGTGAAGATCTTCCGGCAATCGCCATTAAAAAGAAAAAGCACATCATCACTTTAGATATGGCAGCAGAAAAGTTCTTCAAAGAACGTGAGATGCAAAATAAAGATAATGCGCATACCCAATCAAAGTACAATAACTGGATCGCTCCAGAGCTTGGTAAAATGGATATTGATTTGATCGGGCTTGAGGAAGTCAGAGGGTTGCAAGAGAGCCTGGTGAAAAAAGAGTATGCAGCAGCCACGATTAACTTTACGATTAATCTTTTGCATGCAATCGTCAACTACGCGATTGAAAATAAACTATCGACGACTATTCAAAATCCCACAAAAAAGCTCAAGCAATTGAAAGTCGATAATGCTCGAGATCGATATTTGACAAAAGAAGAGTGCCAGAGGCTCTTAGAGGCCGTTGAAGATGAAGCCGTACTCAGATTATTCGTGCGCTTGAGTTTGAGTACTGGAGGGCGATTAGAGACGATCTTGAGTATATGCAAAAAAGATATTGACTTCACCAATAAAATAATTGCGCTAAAGGATCATAAAAACGCCTCTTCGTATCGTGGATTTATCAATAATGATCTCACAAGTTATGTAAATGAATACTGTAAGGATCTAAAACCAAACGATAAATTGATCACAATGCCGGTACGTACACTTAGAAGACAACTCTCAAATATTTTCGCAGATCTTTTTAACGCAGATTTAGATAAAAACGATAGAAAAAATCGAGTCGTCATTCATACCTTGAGACATACGTTTGCAAGCTTATTAGCGATTCAAGGAACGCCAAATTTTTACGATTCAAAAGCTAATGAATCACCAAGATATCAAGACTACTCTCCGCTACGCGAAATTAAGCCCAGAGAGTGGTAG
- a CDS encoding DNA adenine methylase — MSFFSTSPLRYPGGKGKLGPWLGELMRHNNISGGSYIEPYAGGAGAALYLLFSGYVNHIIINDADKAIYAMWHSIIHKTEYFLQKMNETPVTMDSWYKQKDIINNPESHSLLDYGFAAFFLNRTNISGVVKGGAIGGKQQLGNYKIDARFNKVDLAKRIQRIAGYKNSIEVHNLDALDLIDMISDGKMLKKSMFYFDPPYYVKGSQLYRNHYKHDDHVLIAEKIQALKTPWLVTYDNCEPIKKNISEF, encoded by the coding sequence ATGAGCTTTTTTTCGACATCGCCCCTTAGATATCCAGGTGGAAAAGGAAAACTTGGTCCGTGGTTAGGCGAGCTAATGAGACATAATAATATTAGTGGTGGTAGTTATATTGAGCCCTATGCAGGTGGTGCAGGTGCAGCACTTTATTTACTCTTTTCGGGGTATGTTAATCATATTATTATCAATGACGCAGATAAAGCAATTTATGCAATGTGGCATTCAATTATTCATAAAACAGAATATTTTTTACAGAAAATGAATGAAACACCAGTTACTATGGATAGTTGGTATAAACAAAAAGACATTATAAATAATCCAGAGTCTCACTCTTTATTAGATTATGGTTTTGCAGCTTTTTTTCTTAACAGAACTAATATTTCAGGAGTTGTCAAAGGGGGAGCTATTGGAGGGAAACAACAGCTTGGAAACTATAAAATAGATGCAAGATTTAATAAGGTAGATTTAGCAAAGCGCATTCAAAGAATAGCTGGATATAAAAATAGTATAGAAGTTCATAATTTGGATGCCTTAGATTTAATAGATATGATATCAGATGGAAAGATGTTAAAAAAGTCAATGTTTTACTTTGATCCACCGTATTATGTAAAAGGTAGCCAGCTTTATAGAAACCATTATAAGCATGATGATCATGTTTTAATAGCAGAAAAAATACAAGCGCTAAAGACTCCTTGGCTTGTTACATATGATAATTGTGAACCAATAAAAAAAAATATATCAGAATTCTAA